From the genome of Lotus japonicus ecotype B-129 chromosome 6, LjGifu_v1.2, one region includes:
- the LOC130722316 gene encoding serine/threonine-protein kinase SAPK7-like translates to MENYELVKDISEGFHGVTRLMRHKETKHLVAVKYMPRGDKIKEYVEREIMNHRNLCHPHIIGFKEVVLTPTHIAIVLEYAPGGDLFDHICNRGRICEDEARYFFQQIISGVSYCHYKEICHRDLKLENILVDGIKLKICDFGHSKSYLLHSRPKSMIGTPKYIAPEVFSGKEYDGKLADVWSCGVILYVMLVGAFPFDDEENNHNFKKIMNRILAVQYKIPNYVHISQDCKDLISRIFVANPAKRITIKEIKSHPWFLKNLVKELKDEAQAVYYKKENSISYKQSTRDIRNIVNMAKTLPATYRPTPNNVKPLPATSNNVKPVPATSGPVLLDLGNLSLRCRRGRSH, encoded by the exons ATGGAGAACTATGAGCTTGTGAAGGATATAAGTGAGGGATTTCACGGGGTGACAAGACTCATGCGGCACAAAGAAACCAAACACCTTGTTGCAGTAAAATACATGCCAAGGGGTGACAAG ATTAAGGAGTATGTTGAAAGGGAAATTATGAACCATAGAAATCTCTGCCATCCGCATATTATTGGGTTCAAGGAG GTAGTTTTAACTCCAACACATATTGCAATAGTATTGGAGTATGCACCGGGAGGAGATCTGTTTGACCATATTTGCAATCGTGGACGAATATGTGAAGACGAA GCTCGATATTTCTTCCAACAGATCATTTCAGGAGTTAGCTATTGTCACTACAAG GAAATATGTCATCGAGACCTTAAACTGGAGAACATTTTAGTGGATGGCATAAAGCTTAAAATTTGTGATTTTGGTCATTCTAAG TCATATCTACTCCATTCAAGGCCTAAATCAATGATTGGAACTCCAAAGTACATTGCACCTGAGGTTTTCTCTGGCAAAGAATATGATGGAAAG CTAGCAGATGTATGGTCCTGTGGAGTGATACTTTATGTAATGCTGGTGGGAGCATTTCCATTTGATGACGAAGAGAATAATCATAATTTCAAGAAAATTATGAAT CGAATTCTGGCTGTTCAATACAAGATCCCCAACTATGTTCACATATCTCAAGACTGTAAAGATCTAATATCTCGCATTTTTGTGGCAAATCCGGCAAAG AGAATCACCATCAAAGAAATCAAGTCTCACCCATGGTTTTTAAAGAACTTAGTTAAGGAATTGAAAGATGAGGCTCAAGCTGTCTATTACAAAAAGGAAAACTCAATCTCTTATAAACAAAGTACAAGGGACATCAGGAATATTGTTAACATGGCCAAGACTCTGCCTGCAACTTATAGGCCAACTCCAAACAATGTCAAACCATTGCCTGCAACTTCAAACAATGTCAAACCTGTGCCTGCAACTTCTGGTCCAGTTCTATTGGATTTGGGGAACCTTAGCTTGAGGTGTCGAAGAGGAAGAAGCCATTag
- the LOC130722315 gene encoding phosphoinositide phospholipase C 6-like, whose product MATTHNYSVFSCFNRKFTVAEPGPPPDVQRAFSDFAAGESFMSADHLLRFLVEHQGEVGCEPSDVQRILSELPELHHETVDSRGLTLRQFFHFLFLHDFNGPLKSQVHHDMNAPLSHYFIFTGHNSYLTGNQLSSDCSDVPIIEALQRGVRVIELDLWPNSTEDDIDVLHGRTLTTPVSLLQCLKSIKEYAFVKSHYPLIITFEDHLTPDLQAKVAEMVTQIFGELLYYPEADSLMEFPTPESLKGRILISTKPPKEYLESKQCDDKDNEKELADKESSSPDLTDELETDDKCAPEYKRLITIRAGKPKGDVQDELKVVGQVRRLSLSEHALEKCSESYGDDIVRFTQTNILRVYPKGTRLDSSNYKPHIGWMYGAQMVAFNMQGYGKSLWFMQGMFRANGGCGYVKKPDFLIEKGPRNEVFDPERTLPVMKTLTVKVYMGSGWCSDFSQTHFDTYSPPDLYVKVCIIGVPADIAKKKTEEISNNWFPVWNEEFDFPLTVPELALLRIDVREHDSHGKDELGGQTCLPVSELKSGFRSVPLYDEKGDPFKSVKLLMRFRFT is encoded by the exons ATGGCCACTACACACAACTACTCGGTCTTCAGCTGCTTCAACAGGAAGTTCACCGTCGCCGAACCGGGTCCACCGCCCGACGTCCAACGAGCTTTCTCCGATTTCGCCGCCGGCGAATCCTTCATGTCCGCCGATCACCTCCTCCGTTTCCTGGTCGAGCACCAGGGCGAGGTTGGTTGCGAGCCATCCGATGTCCAACGGATCCTCTCGGAATTGCCTGAACTGCATCACGAAACTGTGGATTCACGTGGACTCACCCTTCGCCAGTTCTTCCATTTCTTGTTCCTCCATGATTTCAATGGCCCCTTGAAATCCCAG GTACATCATGATATGAATGCTCCATTATcacattattttatatttactgGCCACAATTCCTATCTTACTGGGAATCAACTGAGTAGTGACTGCAGTGATGTGCCAATCATAGAGGCTTTGCAACGAGGTGTGCGAGTAATTGAACTAGATTTATGGCCAAATTCAACTGAAGATGACATCGATGTACTTCATGGAAG GACTCTTACCACTCCCGTCTCACTTCTTCAATGTTTGAAGTCCATAAAAGAGTATGCTTTTGTTAAATCTCATTACCCACTCATTATAACTTTTGAAGATCACCTTACTCCAGATCTTCAAGCTAAAGTTGCAGAG ATGGTAACTCAAATATTTGGAGAATTGCTTTACTATCCTGAGGCAGATTCTCTGATGGAATTCCCCACACCAGAATCATTGAAAGGTAGAATTCTTATATCAACCAAACCACCAAAAGAATATCTTGAATCCAAGCAATGTGATGACAAGGACAATGAAAAGGAATTAGCTGACAAAGAATCATCTTCCCCAGACCTTACTGATGAACTAGAAACTGATGACAAG TGTGCACCTGAATATAAACGCTTGATTACAATCCGTGCTGGAAAACCGAAGGGTGATGTACAGGATGAATTAAAAGTTGTTGGTCAAGTTAGGCGCTTGAGCTTGAGCGAACATGCACTTGAAAAGTGTTCCGAGTCTTACGGAGATGATATTGTTAG GTTTACCCAGACGAATATTCTCAGAGTGTATCCAAAGGGAACCCGCCTCGACTCCTCAAATTACAAGCCACACATAGGGTGGATGTATGGAGCTCAAATGGTTGCATTTAACATGCAG GGGTATGGCAAATCACTCTGGTTCATGCAAGGGATGTTTAGAGCAAATGGAGGGTGTGGTTATGTGAAAAAGCCTGACTTTCTAATTGAAAAAGGTCCACGTAATGAGGTTTTTGATCCTGAAAGAACATTGCCAGTGATGAAAACATTAACG GTGAAAGTCTATATGGGAAGTGGTTGGTGCTCAGATTTCAGCCAAACACACTTCGATACGTACTCACCACCAGATTTATACGTAAAG GTTTGTATTATTGGAGTCCCTGCTGATATAGCCAAGAAGAAAACAGAGGAAATTTCAAATAATTGGTTTCCTGTGTGGAATGAGGAGTTTGATTTCCCTTTGACTGTTCCAGAGCTGGCTCTGCTCCGTATAGATGTTCGAGAGCATGATAGCCATGGAAAAGATGAGTTAGGTGGACAGACGTGTTTGCCTGTCTCGGAGCTGAAATCAGGATTCCGATCAGTCCCTCTGTATGATGAAAAGGGCGACCCATTTAAATCTGTGAAGCTTTTAATGCGGTTTCGGTTTACATGA
- the LOC130722314 gene encoding uncharacterized protein LOC130722314: MASNPEQTIPLATELKLDEAKRVAIPEPPNEAEKRAIWKSQVLIPFSVNGTLRAILGPLKVVKHDRPNSLPEEHESFHPSVRGEELILAFQPSYRMPFLSDPKRAFRSAPPNPSANDKAYLKWLDRVEEDKRQHWKDVGILDLIQLSRSPISYNPAMLLSALYFWERSTNCLHVPFGMITPTLLDVAAITGLWPIGDDYHSAPAPVKPISIPTDNISFSRFIKDHYVESGEVSDAEHVAFLLYWLSAYVFCTKSLRIPAKLLPLANLLHEGRQLAMARLVLGNLYQMLNEVVEDIRNTKTVSLNAAGPLWLFQLWLNAVFESLLPVRDNPPTVSNTRIDAHRLETLTHAYDASSFEADFRKYFTMFLELKHYRSSFSPYSKAVRGPFWLRNSYPNASDSALPKEHHITLWRTLLSPRVLTVGFASSDYTLCGYNPQLVSRQFGLSQVLPNTLFDKSLVLYPGAIKRASVFDTTVQFYNKRLLNLSPFTYAPSYYATNAFKAWWSEYWAQISKPLVDCLQCMTDAFLLQKQDPKKTKGMHLAEIRSFQEFFGVVYYPTLRLRDTVAKTAQVLRQKWELKAKKSKLVVPPGEEGLSFVIRKTGFRFPSLPTSKFALAFPPVLPKWVDHVNINVLANQALPPRKRVTWTKYHLWNFPYHVPVEIFNHISLNMRIGQGNTSTWPWFSCFTS; the protein is encoded by the coding sequence atggcttccaatcctgagcaaacCATTCCGTTAGCCACTGAGCTTAAGCTGGACGAGGCCAAGCGCGTGGCAATCCCAGAGcctcccaacgaagcagagaagagagctatctggaaatcccaggtactcattcctttctctgttaatggcactttacgcgccattttgggtcctttgaaagtagtgaagcatgataggcccaatagtctccccgaagaacatgaatcatttcaccctagcgttaggggagaggagctcattttggcatttcaaccctcttaccgtatgccatttctttctgacccaaaacgagcctttcgttcagcccctcctaacccttctgctaacgacaaggcctacctgaaatggttagatagggttgaggaagataagagacaacactggaaggatgtagggattctcgacttgattcagctgtcgagatctccaatctcgtataaccctgctatgctgtTGAGTGCGctttatttctgggagaggtccactaattgccttcatgttccctttggtatgatcacccccaccctcttggatgttgctgctatcaccggattgtggcccattggtgatgattatcactctgcacctgctcctgttaaacccatctcgattcctactgacaacatttcttttagtcgattcattaaggaccattatgtcgagagtggtgaggtgtctgatgctgaacatgtcgctttcttgctgtattggctgtctgcttatgtcttctgcaccaaatctttgcgcatacctgccaagcttttgcctttagccaatctgcttcacgagggtcgacaacttgctatggctaggctcgtccttggcaacctgtatcaaatgctgaatgaagttgtcgaggatatccggaatactaagaccgtctctctgaatgcggctggaccactctggctgtttcaactttggttgaatgcagtcttcgaatctcttctgccggtACGAGATAATCCTCCAACTGTTTCTAACACCCGGATTGATGCCcataggctcgagaccctgacccatgcttatgatgcgtcgagtttcgaagctgatttcaggaagtactttaccatgtttctcgagctgaagcactaccgttccagtttctctccttacagcaaggctgttcgtggccctttctggctgaggaattcctatcctaatgcttctgattctgcattgcccaaggagcaccacatcacactttggaggaccctcttatctcctagggttttaactgtgggctttgctagcagtgactacactctatgtggctacaaccctcaattggtttctcgacagtttgggcttagccaagttctacccaacactttatttgacaagagtctagtcctgtaccccggagctattaagagggcttctgttttcgacacgactgttcagttttataacaagagactcctcaacctgagccccttcacttacgctccttcatattatgccactaatgctttcaaagcctggtggtctgagtattgggctcaaatttcgaagcccctcgttgattgtctgcaatgcatgacagatgcttttcttttgcagaagcaggatccgaagaagaccaaaggtatgcacctggcagaaattcgatcttttcaagagttctttggtgtggtatattacccaactcttcgccttcgagatacagttgcgAAAACAGCccaagtattaaggcaaaaatgggaacttaaagccaagaaatccaagttagtggttcctcctggtgaggaaggtctatcttttgttattcgaaaaactggctttaggttcccgtctttgcctacgagtaagtttgcattggcttttccaccggtcttgcctaaatgggttgaccatgtaaacataaatgtgttggccaatcaagctctacctcctcgaaagcgagtgacttggactaagtaccacctatggaactttccgtatcatgtgcccgtcgaaatcttcaaccacatatcgctgaacatgcgtattggtcaaggtaatacttcgacttggccttggttttcctgttttacttcttaa